In Castanea sativa cultivar Marrone di Chiusa Pesio chromosome 6, ASM4071231v1, a single window of DNA contains:
- the LOC142640829 gene encoding DEK domain-containing chromatin-associated protein 4: MGEENTVSEAAEATENGTSLPEKNGEAVTEKKELQNGVKDMAEDKDDEKDEAGKMDEEKESKEENGNGKAEEPKTEAMEEDTSPNEKEVIGEKGETKDEVEKKGDVTEKEEGQDEEKAAGKAGKGSKKRVRGKNAEKVKEKTREVKKKKEKELEPRTPAIDRPVRERKSVERLVASIEKEVVKEFHIEKGPGTALKDIPNVAFKLSRKRTDDTFKLLHTILFGRRGKAFQVKNNISRFSGFVWHDNEEKQKIKIKEKFDKCHKEKLVEICDVLDIPVSKASTRKEDIVAKLIDFLVAPHPTTTVLLAEKEKSSKGSKKRKRVVKGSSSRSGGSASKRSVKNRKNTEDTLKMEDKKSAAEEEDESEEEEKEEAEENEEEENENGVPEKSEDEMLEPSESEEKNDSEDDSEEDVEKPKRSSKSSSRKKESAGKAKPKKITVSKKSITPPKRTPKRASSKRSKIDDDSDTSPKVFSRKKKNEKIVKAKASTPSKPASREKAGKKVSKGKDRAREEKLRPSDDELRDAICEILKEVDFNTATFTDILKQLARQFSMDLAPRKSSIKLMIQEELTKLADEADDEDDGDADAEKDENQSAGQEVET; the protein is encoded by the exons ATGGGTGAGGAGAATACAGTGAGTGAAGCTGCAGAGGCCACGGAAAATGGTACTAGCTTGCCAGAGAAAAATGGTGAAGCTGTGACTGAGAAGAAAGAGTTGCAAAACGGAGTAAAAGACATGGCAGAAGataaagatgatgagaaagatgAGGCTGGAAAAATGGATGAAGAGAAGGAAAGCAAAGAGGAAAATGGAAATGGGAAGGCAGAGGAACCAAAAACAGAAGCAATGGAAGAAGATACCAGTCCAAATGAAAAAGAGGTGATTGGAGAAAAGGGTGAAACCAAAGATGAAGTGGAGAAAAAGGGGGATGTGACTGAGAAGGAAGAAGGCCAGGATGAAGAGAAGGCAGCCGGTAAGGCAGGTAAGGGGTCAAAGAAGCGTGTGAGAGGGAAGAATgcagaaaaagtaaaagagaagACAAGGgaagttaaaaagaagaaggagaaggagcTAGAGCCAAGGACTCCTGCTATTGACCGCCCTGTGCGTGAGAGGAAATCAGTTGAAAGGCTGGTGGCATCAATTGAAAAAGAAGTTGTCAAGGAATTCCATATTGAAAAG GGCCCTGGTACTGCACTGAAAGATATACCTAATG TGGCATTCAAGCTATCAAGAAAAAGGACTGATGACACTTTCAAACTGCTTCATACGATTCTCTTTGGAAGGAGAGGAAAG gCATTTCAGGTCAAGAACAATATATCCCGGTTTTCTGGTTTTGTATGGCATGACAATGAG GAAAAGCAAAagatcaaaataaaagagaaatttgACAAGTGTCATAAGGAGAAACTAGTGGAAATCTGCGATGTGCTTGACATACCAGTTTCCAAGGCTTCTACAAGGAAG GAAGATATTGTTGCAAAACTGATAGACTTTTTGGTGGCCCCTCACCCTACGACTACTGTGCTACTTGCAGAGAAAGAGAAG TCAAGTAAGGGCAGCAAAAAACGCAAGAGGGTGGTCAAAGGAAGTTCTTCAAGATCTGGAGGTTCTGCTTCAAAACGTTCAGTAAAG AACCGAAAAAATACCGAGGATACACTGAAAATGGAGGATAAAAAGAGTGCAGCTGAGGAGGAAGATGAGTctgaagaagaggaaaaagaagaggctgaagaaaatgaagaggaGGAAAATGAAAATGGTGTTCCAGAAAAATCTGAGGATGAGATGCTTGAGCCTTCCGAAAGTGAGGAGAAAAATGATTCTGAAGATGATTCTGAAGAAGATGTGGAGAAACCCAAACGAAGTTCTAAATCGTCTTCTAGAAAGAAGGAATCTGCTGGAAAAGCTAAACCCAAGAAAATTACAGTTTCAAAGAAATCCATTACACCACCCAAAAGAACACCTAAGAGAGCATCTTCCAAACGCTCCAAGATTGATGATGACAGTGATACAAGTCCAAAGGTGTTttcaaggaaaaagaagaacgaaaaaattgtaaaagcaAAGGCATCAACTCCATCGAAACCTGCATCCAGGGAGAAAGCTG ggaaaaaggTTTCTAAAGGAAAGGACAGGGCCAGAGAGGAGAAACTCAGGCCAAGTGATGATGAGTTGAGAGATGCAATATGCGAAATTCTTAAAGAAGTTGACTTTAATACG GCCACTTTCACTGATATTCTGAAGCAACTTG CTCGGCAGTTTAGTATGGATCTCGCCCCAAGAAAGTCGTCCATAAAGCTCATGATCCAGGAAGAGCTTACTAAACTGGCTGATGAGGCAGATGACGAAGATGATGGAGATGCTGATGCCGAGAAAGATGAAAACCAGTCTGCTGGCCAAGAGGTGGAAACCTGA